The Vigna unguiculata cultivar IT97K-499-35 chromosome 6, ASM411807v1, whole genome shotgun sequence genome contains a region encoding:
- the LOC114189124 gene encoding uncharacterized protein LOC114189124, with amino-acid sequence MMEQTKEKMVTSVDSSSNHVEEFQPEKQDKDPGVPRRTVSNYSAKKLMKKKKLIKKLKDETKILQDELAVLKPQYEIQKQYLQRLMEEEKALLKEMHDLQEKALLRNAKGENNMNTMKSLQELRQKQLEQLVELGIDPLDPVFSAAQDGGSGSKSS; translated from the exons ATGATGGAGCAAACCAAAGAGAAGATGGTTACTAGTGTGGATTCTTCTTCAAATCATGTTGAAGAATTCCAACCAGAAAAACAGGATAAGGATCCTGGTGTTCCAAGAAG AACTGTCTCAAACTATTCTGCCAAAAAgttaatgaagaagaagaaactcataaaaaaattgaaagatgaGACCAAAATCTTGCAG GATGAACTTGCCGTACTCAAACCACAatatgagatacaaaaacagtATTTGCAGCGTTTAATGGAGGAAGAGAAGGCGTTGCTCAAGGAAATGCATGATCTTCAGGAAAAGGCATTGCTCAGAAATG CTAAAGGTGAGAACAACATGAACACAATGAAATCGCTGCAGGAGCTCCGACAAAAGCAGCTAGAGCAATTGGTTGAGCTTGGCATTGATCCGCTTGATCCTGTGTTCAGTGCTGCACAAG ATGGAGGAAGTGGATCGAAGTCTTCATGA